A DNA window from Scomber japonicus isolate fScoJap1 chromosome 14, fScoJap1.pri, whole genome shotgun sequence contains the following coding sequences:
- the LOC128372848 gene encoding inactive pancreatic lipase-related protein 1-like, with amino-acid sequence MSPMQSLGLLCLFIGVSYAAEVCFDLGCFDDLPPWGGTAQRPVTALPWNPEEIGTRFLLFTQKNRYYQEIKTDKAIHASNYNGMRKTRFIIPGYLEKDDEDWPQEMCKVMVKWENVNCIAVEWKKGVKTLYSQAANNARVVAAQVESMITFLMSNFKQKADKFHIIGHSLGAHAAGQVGGRISGLARITGLDPAEPYFQDTDASVRLDVSDANFVDVIHTDGLPFDSKLGLGISQPMGHIDFYPNGGELMPGCSRNRGRPSDLDAYWQGTKKFDACNHARAHHYYSESIVKSQGFVGYPCSDKDTFADGKCFPCTDDKCPMMGHYADRFTLTDGISKTKYFLNTGSSNPFGRYTYRVKVTLDGPSWPNPGYIYVTLVGDTETTMEYQVHMGILSPGRVYEKIINAEVDVGEVTEVKFRWNNHIFNPIKPKYGAAKVELQRGKDMKLSVFCGRENVWENAIQPVLPCQA; translated from the exons ATGTCACCGATGCAGAGTTTGGGTCTGCTGTGTTTGTTCATTGGTGTATCATATG CGGCTGAGGTCTGTTTTGACCTGGGCTGCTTTGATGACCTGCCTCCTTGGGGGGGTACTGCCCAAAGACCTGTCACTGCCCTGCCCTGGAACCCTGAGGAGATAGGTACccgcttcctcctcttcacccaGAAAAACCGCTACTACCAG GAGATCAAGACTGACAAAGCCATCCATGCATCAAACTACAATGGGATGAGAAAGACTCGGTTCATCATTCCTGGCTATCTGGAGAAAGATGATGAGGACTGGCCTCAGGAGATGTGTAAG GTGATGGTGAAGTGGGAGAATGTGAACTGCATTGCTGTGGAGTGGAAGAAAGGTGTAAAGACTCTGTACTCCCAGGCTGCCAACAATGCCAGGGTGGTGGCTGCCCAGGTGGAATCCATGATCACATTTCTCATG AGTAACTTCAAGCAGAAGGCTGATAAGTTCCACATTATCGGACACAGCCTCGGTGCTCACGCTGCAGGACAGGTTGGTGGCAGGATCAGCGGCCTTGCACGCATCACAG GATTGGACCCAGCTGAACCCTACTTCCAGGACACTGATGCCTCTGTGCGTCTGGATGTCAGTGACGCCAACTTTGTTGATGTCATTCATACCGATGGACTTCCTTTCGACTCCAAACTTG GTCTGGGGATTTCACAGCCTATGGGTCACATTGATTTCTACCCTAATGGAGGGGAACTGATGCCCGGCTGTTCCCGTAACAGAGGCCGTCCCTCTGATCTCGATGCCTACTGGCAGG GTACCAAGAAGTTTGATGCCTGCAATCACGCCCGAGCTCACCACTACTACAGTGAGAGCATTGTGAAATCCCAAGGCTTTGTAGGATACCCCTGCTCTGACAAAGACACTTTTGCAGAT GGAAAGTGTTTCCCATGTACAGATGACAAATGTCCGATGATGGGACACTATGCTGACAGGTTCACTTTGACTGATGGCATCTCAAAGACAAAGTACTTCCTCAACACAGGCAGTTCAAACCCTTTTGGCC GTTACACCTACAGAGTAAAGGTAACTTTGGATGGTCCCAGCTGGCCTAACCCCGGTTACATATATGTCACACTTGTTGGAGACACTGAGACCACCATGGAGTACCAGGTTCATAT GGGCATACTGTCTCCTGGAAGGGTGTACGAGAAGATTATCAACGCTGAGGTTGATGTGGGTGAGGTGACGGAGGTGAAGTTTCGGTGGAATAACCACATCTTTAATCCCATCAAACCTAAGTATGGTGCAGCCAAGGTggagctgcagagaggaaaagacatGAAGCT CTCTGTTTTCTGTGGAAGAGAAAACGTGTGGGAGAATGCAATCCAGCCTGTGCTTCCATGCCAAGCTTAA